One Mus pahari chromosome 21, PAHARI_EIJ_v1.1, whole genome shotgun sequence genomic window, AAGGGGCTTACCGCTCCTCACTGTGAAATGGGGCTAGGGCATCCCTTGAATCTGTGGCCTGGCAGTCACATCAGGTCTCCAACTGCCCACTGCTTCTGCCCACCCCTAGGCCATTGGCCAGGGACAGAGTCCTTCGGCTCACGTCATAACCACTGGCACTGGGGACTGACCACCCAGAGAGTCACCTGAGTGCATCCTGTCTCCCATTCATCTCAGACCTCTAACGGAAGGGGCCTCAACCCAATGAGCAAGCACAGAATCCTCCAAAAttccaaagaggaaaaaacaaacaaaacaaaagaaaaaccccacaccaccagcagcaacaacaacaaaagacagtgCTGTCGCGTGAAGCACAGGGGTGCCAGGACTCGGGGGCAGAAGTCAGGACAATGTGGGAGAGTcccttctctcctaccatgtgggtcccagggatcgaactccAGTTCTCGGGCTTGAAGGCaggcacctttatccactgaccAACCCTGACAGCcttcattataaataataaagctAACCTGAAAACAGGTTttccctttaaaacaaaaatgagagctggacatgggggggggggagcagaggcagactgaCTGATGCAAATCCAAGGCTAGCCCGGTTTACCGTGTCTCACCTGACTTCCAGATGTCCAGGTGGGCATGCAGTACATCTCCACCCAAGGGTGCACGCTGACGGAACTGTTCCTCGGACATGGCGCACAGCTCCTTACCGCCCAGCTCCTGGAAGGCCTTGCCTGCGGGAGGCAGCCGGTACTGGTGTTCTGTCCACAGAAGCCACTTCTGCACGTTACCAGGGCTCCAGTCCCCAGGGTCTGGACAAGAGACACACACTAGCTCAGGGCTGCTGGTGGGCACTGCCCCAAAGGTGGCCGTCCGTGGGATGGGACACCCATGAGGTTTTGTTACCTGGAGCCATGCACACCTCAGGGTAGGAATGTCTAGAGCCTTGAGAAGCCCATGAAGGCAGACACTCCACCAGAAAGGAAGTGAGAGGGAAAGGCCCTAAACCAAGCTTGTTGCCTTGGTAATCCATCACATCTCCATGTCTCTCCCGCCCCCTACTGGGCCTTTCCAGAGACCCCAGCTCTAAGGAGAACAGTTACATTCAGCCAGAAACATAAATGCTTCCTTTGCCAGACACCTCTTGCCTTCCGCAGTCTTCTCGAGGAGAAAACCCACCCAGGAACCCCTCTGCACTGGAATTTTAGCGACGAAGAGACTGGAGCTCGCAGGAGGAGGGGGTCTGATCCTTGCCCAGTGCTTAGGAAATAGCTAGATTCTTAGCAGCTGCCCCAGTGGTTATTGGGCCAGCTAAAGCTGGAGGAAGAAGTCACCAACGATGTGGGCCCCTGGGAAAAGCTCTCAGGGGAGCCTAGCAGGGCACAAGGCTGGAACCAGCCTGGGTCACAGTGGCAGTGTGGCCGCCAGGTGAAGGCTGGTTCCAGCCAGTGTCCCAGCTTAGTGACCTGCAAACTACACTGCTCCCACGTCTCGAGGCCATTTTCTTTCTCCCCGAGGTCAATTCAATTTGTTTCTGTCCCCATTGTTCGGAGAGCACACCCACCTCACCCTGGAGTTGGAGGAAGAGTCCCGTGGGAGAGCCTTCCTCATGGAGGAAGAGGACCCGTGGGAGAGACTTCTGGagtgtgggagaggagaggagaggagaggagaggagatgtggGCAGGGGCTGCCTTGAATGGGGACTACCTGGGAGCATCtagcaggctggggtgggggtggggggatgcagGAGCAAGAGAAGCCCCTCCTCCTCATGGGGAGCTATAGGATGGAGGCCAGGACTTCCTGGCGCACAGTAGCTTCACCTGCACCTCTGCCTCCATGATAACCCCcagaccaggcacacatgtgcatggatacacacacacacacacacacacacacacacatctgttccTTGGTGTCCCTTCCTCATCAGTTGACCTCATCAGAGGGCCACATTCAGCTGCTTCTTTATGACCTAATTGTCCCAGCTCCACACATAGAGCCTATGTCCCGTTCATTGCTTTCTCTCCCAGTCCCTGTGCAGGGAGGGCGCCAAGCAGGTGAAGTCAGTCAGTGGTCgtttattgagcatctattaTGTCCAGTGCCATCTAGGTAGGAAGTGCGGTAGGAAGAAACCAAGTCCCAGACCTCCAGATGGCAATCATAccacaagaacaagaaaaaggggGAGGCGAAAGGTGAGCTGTGGGAGCCAATCTCAGCAGCCAATCAGAGGTCTCACGGACAGGCTGCCAACTCAGAACAGAGAAGGCCAGGGAAAGGCAAAAGAGGTATCTATGTATGGGAAAGCATTCTGGATTGCAGAACCAGCAGGCGCTATGGGAAAAGCAGGGAGACCAAGTGGTTAGGACAGAGAGAATGACAAAAGAGGGGAGCTGAGTCCCAGAGAAGGTGGGGAGCCAGGCGGGAGTAGACACTGAATGCCCTTTATCCACTGAGAGGACCCCGGGGCAGGCGTGGCCTCTGGCTCCAGCTGTTGTGTGTCCTGGGCTGTCCAAGGCGATCAGAGTCCATCTAGCAGATCTCCACCCTGCCTGTATTCCcgggcggaggcggaggcggcaGGGACGGTCTCACCTGCTGTGATGTTCAGTAGCTTGCAGGCCGTCTCGATATCTTTCAGGACCTCGCCCACAACCATGGATTGCACCTGCTCTAGCGAGTGCTCATCCAACGTGCTCCCAGAGGCCTGGCTGTCGATGACCGGACACTGTTCGGGCTCCTCCGGGTGGTCCTCCCCGGCATGGGCCTCGGGGACTTTGGCGACCCAGCTGCTATCGTCGGGATACATGTTAAAGTAAGAGAGGTAGAAGGCAGACAGGCCCTGCTCAGGGGTGGCGGGCGGGCTAGGACTCCATTCCTGCTTCTCAGGGCCCATTGCTCCCGATGTTGCCTTCTCCGCCCCTGTCCGCGGTGCCACATCTGGGAACAGCAGCAGGCAACCGGGAGACACGTTGCTCAGGCCTGGGCTGGCGCTGCCCATGCTGCGGCGGAGGCTTGGGGCTGCTTCtgcagaagtcagagaaggaaaatagGTCTGATGGCTGTCCTGGCTCTGTGGGGGACCACTAAGCTGGTTATAGGACTCGGGgctcagcaggcagtggctgGAGAGAGGCCAGGGGGCTTCCGGGTCACTGGGCAGTGAGTGTGGGCCTGACTGGAAAAGACAATGAAGTGGACGTGTGGTGGGAggcacacattttctttaaaggtcTTAGGTaggtagcactggctggcctgagCCATCTGGTTCTCCTGCCCCTGCATTTCCCATCTCCAGTTACCCTGTAGGACCCACCGTGTGGCTGGCTTTTGGCACCTGGGTGGGTGCGACAAAGGAAAAAGGCCAGGTCTGGAGAAATCCTTGGATCTCTTCAAGGGCCACAGCTAACCTACATACATAAAATGCCCTACAACCCAGGAAACAAATTCCTGTTCTCTTGGACTAGTAAGACTTGATAGAATTGAGGTGAATTTCAGCTGTCCCCACCCACTGCCTGCTCAGTTCCCACCCCCTCCTtgctcagtacacacacacacacacacacacacacacacacacacacacacacacgcttgctCAGCACCCATCTCCTCTTGCTTAGTGCCCCGTTTTTCCCACCCTCCAGCACTGCCCAGCAGGCCTCGCAGGAGAGAAAAGCCAACTGGGGAGAATGTGTTGCCTCTGGGTCCAGCTTTTCCTTTCAAAGAACTCTCTAAGTGACAAGAAAGAATAggtttgggtgggtggggtggacaGGGGTCAGGGTCGGGTCTGGGTCTGGATTGATCTCAAGTCCTtctgtgcaaatgtgtgtgtgtgtgcgcgcgcgtgcgtgcgtgcgtgcgtgcacgtgcgCCACGGGACCTTGGTATTTACCAAGGCAGTTTCCATAGCCTGCTCTGTCCGAGTCCCCACCCTGGCCTGTGCCCACACCCGATGCCCCAGGTGGTGGCCCCACCCGAGGAGAGTCTTCCCCCAgtttccatccttcctcctccaccccacaATGGCCTCCTGCCCCGTCCACACACCCAGCAGCCCATGCCTGCCACGTTAGGACAGTCTCTGCCAGCTCCCTGGGCCCCGTGCCCAGCTGTTAGCTTTTTTccaagaggcaggaggacttgaTTCTCTGTGGCCTTATGTTTGCCTGGCCTCAGCCACAGGTGGGAGGGGAGACGGGTGCTGGGGTCCAGGCAATGTTGCAGGAGGGGCCGTCTGGGCCAGGCTGGCCCAGGTACTGTGTACTTCTTCATCCCTACTGCTGAGTAGGCTTCACAGCCCTGGCATCTGTGCGCTCCCTAGGGAAGGCCCCCCAAACTTTCTCCTTACCCTTATTTTACCAATGGGGCAGACAAGATGGAAGGAGTCTTCTGGGCCCTTCCCCTGCAGAAACACCCACTCCCCTTCCCAGCCCCTCACCCCCTCGCTCTGCTTCCCAATGCCCAGAGCTCCCTTGACTGAATAACTGCACGCAGACACAAAGGCTGGTCCCTGGGACCTGGTGgctggactgggggtgggggtggggggctggctGCACCTCTGGTCTCTCACGGCAGCAGCTGGACTGGGGCaggagaagagggtgtcacagaGAATGCAGACTCTGTCATGCCAGGGTGCTCACACGTACACTGTGCTGGATGGTCATGTCGAGCTGGCACAGGCTGAAGTTTCTGAGAGGAGGCattctcaagtgagaaaatgcctgtaGCCTGCAgaggttttctgtttccttttgggttttgttttggtctttcaagacagggtttcttgggactggtgagatggctcagtggctaaaagcacaggctgctcttccagaggtcatgagttcaattcccagcaaccacatagtggctcacaaccatctacagggGGATATGAtatatgatgccctcttcagtCAGgcggatgtatatgcagcagaacattcatacattaaataaagttaaaaaaaaaaaaaaaagacagatttctctgttctggctgtcttggaactctctttgtagaccaggttggcctcaaactcacagaggtctgtctgcttctgcctcctgagtgctgggactaaaggcgtcactaccacatctggctgaGTATTTTCTGAACTAgtgttctgcctccaggttcctgccctgtgtgagttcttgtcctgacttctttgatgAACAGCTATGTGGAAGTGTGGGccataaaccctttctcccccgggttgctttggtcatggttttccTCAGAGCAGTAGTAACTCTAGCAAGGACAGCTACCCACAGCCCGGGCTATGTGAACTCGAGGGTCAGGCCCCTGCTCTGGCCATTTATCTCCTGCTAGGTGTCTTGCCCACCTCATGACTGGGTCCCTTCATCTTCCAAGGGTCATCTTCTGCTCCTGGCTGCTCACCCCTTCCCACTACCAAGTTTGTCTCCTCCCATCAACCTGTTACCCACCTCCTCTGCTCAAGAACCTGGCACGCATGGCTCCCGCTGCCTGCCTTGCTCCGTGGGCTGGATGTGGCTCCATTGGTAGTGCACACAtagagccctgggttctatccccggTCCTGCATAGGAGCTATGTGGTGGTTAGTGGTAGGGTTTGAACCAGGACTACCAGTCTGCATGGTCTCCTCATATCCAGGTTCTGATAAAGCTGGGATTTCTTGCCTTGATCCTTGCAGGGGGGCATAATCACAGCTTTCCCCTTGTGTTATTGTCCTCTTTCCCAAGATGCCTTTCTCCCTCATCCCAGGCTCTCTAAGCCCCACCTCAAAGCTCCCTTCTGATGTTTCCCTTTCTGATGACCCACCGGCGACTGGCAGTTTAGTCTGACTACATCCTCAAAAAGCCATCTGCCAGGGGTCTCTGAGGACATGGGTAAGGCTGAAGCTCAGAGAGTGGCTGAGAAGGACCCAGAGACACACTGAAGAACCAGGACCTAACCAGAGATCTCCTGACATCGAAGTCACTGCTCTGTAGCGAGCCTACGGTCTGTAAGGACCTAGGTCACCATCCCTGTCTCTCTCAACTGCCCAGTGGCTGCAGTCTCCCGAGTGATGCCTGCGGTCTCCAAACTTCGAGCTGATCTCAGGGGTAAAGCCACAGGTCGGGATTAAGGCTCAGTGGGGTCTGTCTTGTTCTTGTCCCAGAATCCCTGGTTACCTCTTCAGACAAAAGCTTGGTAACAGCTGGTGCAGGGCGAGCCAGGGGGCAGAGCCACATCAGAAGGTTAGTGGATAGGGCCTCATAGCTTGGAGTCAATCTCTCAGTCCCTCCTGTCCCCCAGGGAGGTAAGtgagcagagagcacagagggaCCAGTGGTGGAGACTGGGTACAGCTGTTTCTTGGTACTCTGTTCCCTTCAGGGTCACCTTTGTCTCCTGTGTCCTCTGTTTACAGCCAGCACGTCCTCCTCAGTGAGTGAAGTTGCCCGTGAGGCACTCATGAAATGTCTGGCAGCCATGTTGTGAGCCCTGTCCTCTGTATCCTGTGGGGGTCCCTTCTTCTAGACCCTAACTTCCTAGGGATAGTGGGGGAGCATATACATGCCTTAGCTCCTGTCCCCAATCTTGAGGCCCAATCTCAGCAGTCCAGACTCCAGGGTCCAGCTTCAGACCCAGCAGAAGTAGCACTGAAGGACATCAAGTAAGGAAGGGTGACAGAATCAGCTACTGTAACCCCCACCTCCGCCGCCAGTCTCTCGTGGCCTCACGACAAAGAGGTCTGACCTTGGCTACTGGCTACTCCTATGCCCTCCCACCTTTGGACCCCTTAAATAGACTAGAGACAGAGTATGGGGCAAGGGTAGACCTAGTGAAGAGCCCGGCAAGAATGGGTAGGTCCTTTGCACCTGCACCCCAATACCCACCAGCTGGTCAGCACCTTGGAGAGAGCCAGGCCAGTCTAGGTTCTAGGGAGCCCCAAGGTTACTGCTTCCTCGACATCTCTTCAGGCCCCGCCTTCCTGGGATCCCGCAACCTCACCCCTCACATCAGCCCTTCAGGAGAACTGGACTTAGGGCTTCTCACTGCCAGACATTCAGTACTCAGAGTCCCAGCCTCACTCCACAACCAACCACCTACTCTcccgcccccccctcccccccgtgtAGCCTGTGGCTGGCTTGGGCTATGCGggtctttatcttttaaaaaaaaaaaaaaaaagagagagagagagagaagtgggtgaGTGGAGAGACACAGCTGAGGGTCTCCAGTTGTCCTCGGAATTCGTGTCCACAGGTTCTGAGAGTCTCCCCTCTGATGGCAGTTACTGCCCGCAAGCCCCCAGCCTGGGTGAGCCTGGGGTTTGAAGAGAGTCTATAGCCACCCTATCAATTTTGCCTGGCTTTTAGAACTTTCCAGAAACTGCAGTTTACATATTTACTTAGTCTCCTGTGTGTGTgaagcctcccctccccaggaAGCCTCTTTTACTCAGGGAACATGTGGCCACACCCCCGGTCTAGCAGACACACCTCCCACATCTGACCCCAGACGCAGGATACAATGGCCTCTCACTGTCCAGGGAGCCTAGGACAGGAGGTGGGGACTCAAGACCCATTCCCAGACAGGAAGTGCCCTTAGAGATGTGCGCTCACATGGGCCGGGCCAGGGAGGCCAGCCTCTTGCTGCCTGTGAGAAGAGACCCGATCCTGACCTCTGCCACAGCTCCAGCCTGAACCCCAGCTAGGAAGTTCCTTTGCGACATCTCAACCTTGGGTGGGAGGCTAGGGGTGCCTCTAATTTGGAAGAGCCCGGGGTGGGGGCAGGTGTCTCATTGGTTTTTAATTCTGTGGTGGGAGAGCCTTGTCCCAGGGCCCCTGCAGGGCGCTGGTGATgtcactggctggccaggagTGATCAGAATGAACGGTGGGAGAGCTGTAGAGGGTGGTTGGAACCCAGAGCGTTAAATGTCAGCAAGGGCCCAGGGCGATGGTGCCAGGATTTGCTTTGAGAAGAGCTGTTCTACCTGCTCAGCTGCCTGTGGGGGCTCTGGGGTGAGGGGAGCGTCCCAGGCCAGAGCTAAGCCCCACCTCCTGGTCTGCAGCTCAAGGTTTCCTCTGGGACAGTTTGCACTGTTTGTTAAGAGGTGGTGGGTGGCCTGGCTCAAAGGGGCTGGAGACAGCTCCCAGAGTAGTGTCTTGAATGTGCACCGGGAACTGGTGAAGTgggaaactggaaagagaaaaggaaaggagagaagggaaggatgaGGGGGGGAAAGGCAGTGGTTTTGACCAAGTGAAAGAGATTCGAGGGGGGGACTCTAggctccctgcccctcccccatcctatCCAGGTCTATCCTGGTTACTCCATAGCTCCATACTTTCtgttgggagccagaggcagggattCCGGCTCAGTGAATGCCCTCACAAGCTTAGGATACAAGCTGGCACGTCCAACCAGCATCCAACCAACTCCTACGCAGCTTACAATGTCCCATTCCCGCGTGTCCCTGTCGTGACGCCTCCCTTGACTGAGGAGACATCTCCGCTAACCTTCTCATTCAACAGACCAGGAGCTACAAATTCACCCCATCTTGCTCTGTATGCCCAGTCCCGGTCTTCTGACCGGCTGGAACTGACCCCTTCTGGGTTCTGCCCAGGCCACAGTACCCCAGTCAGCATAGATTCGCCTGTGTCTGTTTTCTGCCAGGCCTATCTCTTAGCAGCCCCTGGGCATCCATGGGGTGTAGCCCCTCTGTCTCAGGTCAGGGTGGCAGGGAAGTCCCACCTGACTCACAAGGTCCTTAGGAGCATAGGTGACAGGTAAAACTTGCATGAACAGAGTGTTCATCTCTGGGCATGCAACATACCTGGTCCACTCACAGCCTGGCTTCCTCATCCCtgcccttcctcagcctcctgtatGCTGGGACCCGATGCTCCTCCAGAGGCAGCAGAGGTTCGGCTTATCAGAACCGTCCACATGGTGGGCAGCACCTGCTTGCTGTGCCCTCTACCtcgatgggggggggggggagccccgGGGCCTGTTTATCTTGTTACTCAGGGGAACAGCTGGTATGGAGCGCTACAGCTTTATTGGGGGTTGTCTGGAAGCTgtttgcttggggggggggacaggaaatGAGCTGAGTCTGTCTCAGCCAGGGAGAAGGGGTCAGCTATGGAGGGCTGTGCCTGCATCGGGGCTTCTGGATCCTTctgggagtggaggcagggaggtctgctcccaccccccccacacacacacagctcaggcAGCCTCAGGGGCACCCCAGGTTCCCAGACCCACAGTTCCCTACCCAgtcatccctccccctccccttccttctttcctcactACCCGAATCTGACAAGCCTTGGAAATGAGAGCCTTGGTGGAGAGTGCCTTTGCTCAGTGGAGGCAGTTGTCACCAAGCCTGAGCTGGCTCAGTGCCCAGGACACACATGAGAGAAAGCAAGAACTAGCTCCCCTTGGCTTgttcaggggcagaggcaggtgggtctccaAAAGACTCCGGGCAACAAGCTGTCCTCTAAGCTCTACGTAACAGCCGTAGCCCTGCACACTCTTTTAATGCAGATTGGTTTtgggttttccagacagggtttctctgtgtagtcctggctgtcctggaactcactctgtagaccaggctggcctcgaactcagaaatccacctgcctctgcctcccgagtgctgggatcaaaggtgtgtgccaccactcccagtgcTCGATGCAGATTTTAAAGACCCAAATACACAGAAATGGTCCCTTCTGAGTGAGGTTTAATATGAATTTAAGACCAGCGTGGACCACGGGACTAAGTGCTGGGCCTCAAACACCTGagacacagaccctgtctcaaaggccAGCCActatggcatacacctttaatcccagtaaccaagacagagtcagacagatctgtgagctggaggccaacctggtctacagagtgagtaagACCATCCTCTGAATAAacaccccccaaaataaaacaaaaatagacaaaagaagagaactgagtgCCTCAGAACACCaccccatacatatacacacacaaacacacatacacacacacacacaaatacatacgtacatacatacacacacacatatacatacacacatatacacacacatatatacatacatacacacatatacacaagaacacatgtacacacatacgtacacacatatacacacatatacacacacaaatacacacattcacacacacatacacacacacatatacacacacacaaacacacacacatatataaacatatatacacacatatatatacacacacatacacacacatacacacacatacacacacatacacacacatatatacacatacacacattcacatgcatacacacatattcatacaatacactacacacacactcacacatacacatacacacacagggcttTCTTTGTGTGTCCAGACAAAAGCCACAGCCCCTCCTGCTTTCCCAGAGCCTAGGTTTACTCTCTGGTGCCCCCTCCAGTGCCAGTCTGTGCCCCCTGCCAGTCTGTGCCCCCTGCCAGTCTGTGCCCCCTCCAGTGCCAGTCTGTATCACCCTGCTAGTCTGTGCCCCCTCCAGTGCCAGTCTGTGTCCCCCTCCAGACTGCCAATCCGTGCCACCCTGCCAGTCTGTGCCCCCTCCAGTGCCAGTCTGTGCCACCCTGCTAGTCTGTGCCACCCTGCCAGTCTGTGCCCCCCTCCAGACTGCCAGTCTGTGTCACCCTGCTGTGCCACTTTCCTGGGCTCCCCACCTGTCTCTCTTGTTTTTGTCCGTGTCGTGAGCCCTGTCTGCCCACGGCGGCCAGGACAGAAGACACTGCTCCTTCCCTCTGGCAGAGCGGCCCAGGTGGCAGTGGCCCGTCGTCTGCCCGAGTTTCACCGTCAGGGCAGAGCTGACCAGGCCCCCGGGGAGCTAGCTAGACATCTACATGGCCATTTCCCCCTCAACCTGTGTAGGAGGGACTCTGTGCCAGGCCCACAGACACGGGGCCCCCAGAAAGAAGGGGTGTCCCATAGGCTCTGGATCTGACCCAACAAGGGATCTGGCAGCATATGGAAAGAGCAGGACCCAAGTGTCAGGGTTTCTGGTGTCGGGAACATGAGCTTGCAAAGCACGTCTCCACTCTGTGTCAGCCACCAGCCTCCCACAGGTGACAGGGAACCCCACGGAAGGGCATGCTGGCTCCTACCACACTCACCCGTTAGCCGCCTGCTGCCAGAAGAGTCGTCCTCTACAGAGCTAACCTCGGAGACCAGGAGGAGGCAGTGGGTAGCTCAGGGTCACTGCTGGGTCTCAGGCAGACATCAGTGGGGCCAgcagggctggggacagaggtGGCTCTCGGGTGGGCCACCAGAGACTCTCACCACTTGAGTGTGAGTCTGAGGCCTTAGGGCTGCAGGTCTATAGGCAGGCCCCTGTCAGAGGCTCAGGGCCACCAGCTGGCACCATGACAACGCCCAAGCTGGGGGTTCTCACCGGGGCAGCAGCGGGCTGGGGTGCTAGGTGTGGGAGGCAGAgcggacagatggacagacggcAGACAGACTGCAGGAATGTGCTGGAAGGAAGTCCTGGGTAAGATGCAGAGTTAGCCCGCCAGCTTTCCCATTATAAGTAATCCTTCCTTATTTACCTGAACAAATAGCTCCTTCCCTGCCTACCTCAGACCGCAGGCAGCTCCTGGTTAACCCTTGAGGGCCTTGCCTCCCGAGGGAAGGAGGACTCGGGCCCTCCCTCCTTTAAATGACCATGGCACAAAGGACATGCCAGTGGGACCAGGATCTGGACTCAGAGGGATCATCCCGGGTCGGGACCTAATTAGCAGGAGCAGTGACAGTTCAGGGCCACTCACTCCTGTGGAGATCATCAAGCCAGGCCAAGGGAGTCACTGAGAGCTTCCTGGAGGTGGAGCAGGGGGATCAATCAGTGAGGGCTTCCTGGAGGTGATGCAGGGGAATCAATCAGTgagggcttcctggaggtggTGCAAGGGAATCAATCAGTGAGGGCTTTCTGGAGGTGGTGCAGGGGGATCAATTGGTAAGGGCTTCCTGGAGGTGGTGCAGGGGAATCAGTgagggcttcctggaggtggTGCAGGGGGATCAATTGGTgagggcttcctggaggtggTGCAGGGGAATCAGTGAGAGCTTCCTGGAGATGGCATTGTCCATTGGCCCAGGTCCCCAGGCTCCTTCACCTACTCAAGAAGCAACACACAGAAagttctggctccttctcaggtCCCAGGGCAGAGCTGAGTGCACCCTGACAGAATCACTCCAGAATGCAGCTCTTGTCCTGTCAGCTGAAtcacagggtctcaccatgtagtctgGGATGGCCCAGAATGCATAGAgccccacttgcctctgccttcctaagtgctgggattacagacaggtgtcaccacacctggctatcatatgttttaaattttaaaaagtattttagaggtgtgtgtgtgtgtgtgtgtgtgtgtgtgtgtgtgtgttggattctcctggaagtggaattacaggcagttgtgagctgccttgtgagtgctgggaaccaaaccttggttctctgcaagagcagccagggctcttaactctTAACTGAGttctctcttcagcccccaaagTGTTCACTTCAGCCTTCCAACTCCAAAAGCGATCAGGTGACCTCCCATAGCCTGGGCTTGGGGAAAGCCGCCTGACCTGCAGGGTTAGCCTCTGACCTTGACCCACATCAATATCTCCCACAGGAGGCTTGGCTGACTACACAGCCCCCACACAGCTGCTACGTTCGTTCACTAGTCATTTGATGAAGAGTTTGCAGACTCAGCCTATGAGAAAGGTGGCAGAGATGCAGTGAGGTGGTAATTCAGGGCTTAGAAATGGCAGcaactcgggctggtgagatggctcagt contains:
- the Spdef gene encoding SAM pointed domain-containing Ets transcription factor isoform X1, translating into MGSASPGLSNVSPGCLLLFPDVAPRTGAEKATSGAMGPEKQEWSPSPPATPEQGLSAFYLSYFNMYPDDSSWVAKVPEAHAGEDHPEEPEQCPVIDSQASGSTLDEHSLEQVQSMVVGEVLKDIETACKLLNITADPGDWSPGNVQKWLLWTEHQYRLPPAGKAFQELGGKELCAMSEEQFRQRAPLGGDVLHAHLDIWKSAAWMKERTSPGTLHYCASTSEEGWTDGEVDSSCSGQPIHLWQFLKELLLKPHSYGRFIRWLNKEKGIFKIEDSAQVARLWGVRKNRPAMNYDKLSRSIRQYYKKGIIRKPDISQRLVYQFVHPV
- the Spdef gene encoding SAM pointed domain-containing Ets transcription factor isoform X2, which gives rise to MGSASPGLSNVSPGCLLLFPDVAPRTGAEKATSGAMGPEKQEWSPSPPATPEQGLSAFYLSYFNMYPDDSSWVAKVPEAHAGEDHPEEPEQCPVIDSQASGSTLDEHSLEQVQSMVVGEVLKDIETACKLLNITADPGDWSPGNVQKWLLWTEHQYRLPPAGKAFQELGGKELCAMSEEQFRQRAPLGGDVLHAHLDIWKSASTSEEGWTDGEVDSSCSGQPIHLWQFLKELLLKPHSYGRFIRWLNKEKGIFKIEDSAQVARLWGVRKNRPAMNYDKLSRSIRQYYKKGIIRKPDISQRLVYQFVHPV